One window from the genome of Musa acuminata AAA Group cultivar baxijiao chromosome BXJ1-4, Cavendish_Baxijiao_AAA, whole genome shotgun sequence encodes:
- the LOC135640918 gene encoding transcription termination factor MTERF15, mitochondrial-like — protein MTLMNRSPYVSLSSKAHAFVPCCRPADAALFLATHSYSAASGAPQSSLMAEYLVSSCGFDPDQAAKASKLLGHVESRHQPDSVLGLFKSYGFDNTQVKKVISTNPRWLLLDVEKTLAPKFRALQDLGFSCSDITHLVRSNNHVISHKSQNILSKIQLWQGLLGSNDLLMKIWKRNRWFLGYSFEKTIQPSIEILRDCGITDQKLSMILPQYPLLITRNAETLKALISRVEGLGVPRTSRMFLLILSVLLSVSEKNFKAHLEFFKGFGWSEDDFLAALRKAPTLVQLSLKSLQRKMEFLVNEAGCAPSHLALRPDILLCSLEKRLMPRHQIVTGLKSRGVCISNLSMSTYMKYPKKKFVEKFVNCYKEYPELIELYNGVPKNRTAFDRGNA, from the coding sequence atgacaTTGATGAATAGGTCGCCCTACGTCTCTCTCTCGTCCAAAGCCCATGCCTTCGTCCCTTGCTGTCGTCCGGCCGATGCTGCCCTTTTTCTCGCAACCCATTCTTACTCCGCCGCCTCCGGTGCTCCACAGAGCAGCCTTATGGCTGAATACCTGGTCAGCTCCTGTGGCTTCGATCCTGATCAGGCGGCCAAAGCCTCGAAGCTCCTTGGCCACGTCGAATCCCGCCACCAGCCTGACTCCGTCCTTGGCTTATTTAAAAGCTACGGTTTTGACAACACCCAGGTGAAAAAGGTCATATCTACAAACCCCCGGTGGCTTCTCCTCGACGTGGAGAAGACCCTGGCCCCAAAGTTCCGAGCTTTGCAGGATCTGGGCTTCTCCTGCTCCGACATCACCCACCTCGTCAGATCGAATAACCACGTCATCAGCCACAAATCCCAGAACATCTTGTCCAAGATCCAATTATGGCAAGGCCTCCTGGGCTCCAACGACTTACTGATGAAGATATGGAAGAGAAACAGGTGGTTTCTCGGGTATAGCTTCGAGAAGACGATCCAGCCTAGCATTGAAATTCTAAGGGATTGCGGGATCACGGATCAGAAGCTCTCAATGATCCTACCGCAATATCCCCTCCTCATAACCCGGAATGCTGAAACCCTGAAGGCGTTAATCAGTCGTGTCGAGGGTTTGGGAGTACCTCGCACCTCGAGGATGTTCCTCCTGATCCTGAGTGTGCTCCTGAGCGTCTCCGAGAAGAACTTCAAGGCTCACTTGGAGTTCTTCAAGGGCTTCGGGTGGTCCGAGGATGATTTCCTTGCTGCATTAAGAAAGGCTCCTACGCTTGTGCAATTATCTTTAAAGAGTTTGCAGAGGAAGatggagttcttggtaaatgaaGCCGGATGTGCTCCATCTCATCTTGCACTTCGGCCAGATATTTTGTTGTGCAGTTTGGAGAAAAGGTTGATGCCAAGGCATCAGATTGTGACAGGCCTGAAGTCTAGGGGAGTTTGCATCAGTAACCTTAGTATGTCTACATACATGAAATATCCAAAGAAGAAATTTGTGGAGAAGTTCGTCAACTGCTACAAGGAGTATCCAGAACTCATTGAGTTGTATAATGGAGTCCCCAAAAACAGAACTGCATTTGATCGTGGAAATGCATAA